TTCCCTGCCCTCGGGTCGAAGACCACGTTCGTGGTGCCGCCGCCGGCCATCGGGTTGTACGCCGGCTCGGTGAAGGCGCCGTCGAACGTGCCGCGCTCGTGGTTACGGACGAGGGCGACCTTGCCGTCGCGCCGGTGGAACGCCGCCATCCCGTCGTGGGCGCTCGGCGTCGGCTTGCCGTCGGACATCTCGTCACCGGTCCAGCCGTACGAGATGTACTCGAACCCCTGCGGGAGCATGAGCAGCTCCAGCCCGGTCGTCTGGTCCTTCACCGGACGCAGCGGCCCGTAGCCGGCGCTGTTCGGGCGCTTGGTCATCGGTGCGGCGCCGGCCGTACGGGCACCGAGTGCCTCCAACGGCCCCAGCGCCACCAACGAGGCGGCGGTCATCAGGCTGCCACGGAGGAACTGGCGACGCCCGGCGACGCAACGCGTCTCGCCAGTTGCGTTGTCCGTGTCCGTCATGTCGACTCCCTGCTGTGGTGGTGACCCCCCGGGGTCGTCACTCACGCTAGGAAGCGGATGTGGCCACACCAACAAACGCCTGCCGAAGCCCGGCAGAACAGTTGCAGCAGCACGTGCGCGGCTCGCCGATCGTGATCCAGTAATGTTTGGTCGGGCTGGCGGGATTTGAACCCACGACCCCCACACCCCCAGTGTGGTGCGCTACCAAACTGCGCCACAGCCCGTGATGGAACGTCCGCAGCTTACCGTAGCGAGGTGCGCCGGCGCGCACCGGTTACCGCCCGTCGGTGGTCAGCGTTTCGTGCGGCGCTCGCGTACGCGGACGGAGATCTGCACCGGTGAACCGACGAAGCCGAACTCCTCGCGCAGCCGGCGTTCCAGGAACCTCAGGTAGCCGGGTTCGAGGGTGCCGGTGGTGAACAGCACGATCTGCGGCGGCGCGGTGGCGGCCTGGGTGGCGAACAGCACCTTCGTCTGGCGGCCGCCGCGGATGGGCGGCGGGGTCGCGGCGATGACCTCGTTCAGCCAGCCGTTCAGCCGTCCGGTGCCGACGCGGGTCTGCCAGCCCTCGAGCGCGGTGTCGATGGCCCTGGTGAGCCGGTTCACGTGCCAGCCGGTGAGCGCGGAGACGTTCACCCTGGGCGCCCAAGGAACCCGTACGAGCTGCCGGTCGATCTCCTTGTCCAGCCGCTCCCTGCGCTCCTCGTCGAGCAGGTCCCACTTGTTGAACAGCAGTACGAGCGCGCGCCCGGCGTCCGCGACCATGCTGACGATGCGCAGGTCCTGCTCGCTCAGCGGCTCGCCGGCGTCGAGGAGTACGACGGCGACCTCGGCCGCCTCGATGGCCCGCTCGGTGCGCAGGTACGAGTAGTACTCGCTGCCGGACGACTCCTTCACCCTCCGCCTGATGCCCGCCGTGTCGACGAACTGCCAGGTGCGGCCGTCGAGCTCGATCAGCTCGTCGACGGGGTCCCGCGTG
This genomic stretch from Streptosporangiales bacterium harbors:
- a CDS encoding ribosome biogenesis GTPase Der, which gives rise to MTESATQAPPWTPVVAVVGRPNVGKSTLVNRLLGRREAVVEDVPGVTRDRVAYDAEWRGRRFVLVDTGGWQPEGRGLAAQITEQAQLAVETADAVLFVVDTTVGATDEDEAVARLLQRSKKPVVLAANKVDDHRLEADAAALWNVGLGEPVPVSALHGRGSGDLLDLLFDALPAPPPEEAEEEGGPRRVALVGKPNAGKSSLLNQLAGTTRVLVDAVAGTTRDPVDELIELDGRTWQFVDTAGIRRRVKESSGSEYYSYLRTERAIEAAEVAVVLLDAGEPLSEQDLRIVSMVADAGRALVLLFNKWDLLDEERRERLDKEIDRQLVRVPWAPRVNVSALTGWHVNRLTRAIDTALEGWQTRVGTGRLNGWLNEVIAATPPPIRGGRQTKVLFATQAATAPPQIVLFTTGTLEPGYLRFLERRLREEFGFVGSPVQISVRVRERRTKR